GCCCGCGCCCAGGCCCGGGCGGAGCAGTTTTTCCGCTTCATGCTGAACAACGGCGTCCTGATCGGGGCACCGGGCTTTTTCGTGCTCTCCACCGCGCTGACCGAAGGCGATATCGATTACGTGCTGGAAAAGACGGTAGAAGGCCTGCGGCAACTGGATTGAGAGCGCCATGAACCCGACCCATCGCAAGACCCCTTCCGGCAGGCTGCGCGCCCGCGGCGCCGGTGTGCCCTTCACCGGCACGCCCGGGCCGAACAATGCCATCACCGACGTCGCGAATATCGAAGTCGGCTATTGCACCCTGATCTCGGGCGAAGGGCCGCTGGTCGTCGGCCAGGGACCGATCCGCACCGGCGTCACCGCTATCTTTCCGCATGGCCGCGCCCGGCCGAACGCGGCGACCTATGCCGGCTACTACAATATGAGCGGCAATGGCGAGATGACCGGCATGGCGCTGGTCGAGGAACGCGGCCGCTTCGACGGCCCCATCACCATCACCAACACCCATTCCTGCGGCCTGGCGCGCGACGTCACCGCGAAGTGGCTCTATACACAGCTCGAGACCAGCCCGAAGGACGACCAGCCCTTCTGGCTGCCGGTCTCGGCCGAGACCTTCGACGGCAACCTGAACGACATCAACGGCCATCATATCAAGGCCGAGCATGTCATCGCCGCGTTCGAGGACGCCCATGGCGGCGCGATCGAGGAAGGCAGCGTCGGCGGCGGCACGGGCATGCGCTGCTATGAGTTCAAGGGCGGCTCCGGCACGGCGTCGCGCGTCGTCGGCTATGCCGGCACCGACTATTGCGTCGGTGCGTTCGTGCAATCCAATTTCGGCAAGCGCCATCTGCTGCACATCGCCGGCATTCCCATCGGCCGCGAGATCCCGGTCGCGAGCCCGCTCGAGGCCGACGACGAGCTCGGCTCGATCATCATCATCGTGGCGACGGACGCGCCGATGATGCCGCATCAGCTGCGCCGCGTGGCGCGCCGCGCCTCGTTCGGCATCGCGCGCTCGGGCGGCATCGCGTCGAACGAATCGGGCGACCTGATCCTCGCCTTCTCCACCGGCAACCGTCCGGCGGTCGACACCCACACCGGCATCGTTTCGGCGAGCTATCTCGGCGAAGAAGGCCTCAGCCGGTTTTATGAGGCGACCATCGAGGCGGTGGACGAAGCCATCATGAACTCGATCTTCGCGAACGAAACGATGACGGGGCGCGACGGACGTTCGGTCCCCGGCCTGCCGGTCGAGCGCATCCGGACGATCCTGAAACGCCACAATCGCCTCGAAGAGACCGACTCACAAGACTGATTCGCGGAGCGCGCTTGCCAGCATTCCCGTAGCGAGATATTCGACTCCCATGAAATCACCCGCCGGCGCCAGGAAAAAAACCGCGGCCACACTGCAGCGCAAGGCGGCGCCCCGGAAGCTGCGCGCCTATCACAAGGGCAATGTCGCGCAGGACCTGCTGCTCGCCGCCAGGCGCATCCTGCGGGACGAGAGCTTCGAGGACGTCTCGGTCCGCCGGCTGGCGCGCGAGGTCGGCGTCACGCCGGCCAATTTCTACAATCACTTCGAAAGCCTGGAGGCCCTGCTGCTGAGCCTGGGGGCGGAAGGCTTCGACGAGATCCGGCTCGATGCGGAACAGATCATCGCCAGCGCGCAAAGCCGCAAGGAGGCGCTGCTGCAGCGCTGCTTCAAATTCGTCAAATTCGCGATGACGAACAAGCAGGTGTTCCGGATCATGTTCGGACAGATCCCCAATGCCCACAAGAACCAGCGGTTTCGCGAAGCCTCCGACGCCTCGTTCGGCCAGCTGATGCACCTGATCTACGGCAAGGACATCTACGATCCGACCGATCTCGCCGGCATGCACTACAAGGGCCGCGCGGCCTATGCGGTCCTCGCGATGGTCTACGGCCTGGCACGCAACATCATCGAGGACCAGTTCCAGTTCGAGACCGGCAGCGATGCCGAAATCCGCAAATTCGTCGAGGACGTGCTGAGCACCCTGCTCGACGGAACCGTGGCCAAGGAACTCTCCTGGTAGACCCGTCCTGAAAAAGCCGCCCGCCCGGATTGCTCCGGGCGGCCGGTTGCGTCGCGTCTTCTCTAGAAATTGTGCTGGATGCGCAGGCCGTAGGTGCGGCCCAGATTCACGTTCTCCACGCCGTCGGTATAGACGAATTGCGGGATCACCGAGTCGAAGGCATTGTCGATATAGCCCACGACCCGCGTCCCGCCGAACGCAAAGCCGGCATTGATGTCCAGCTTGTTGAGATCCTGATAGGCCACGGTCGAGGACGGCAGGAAGCCGCCATACTCCAGCCGGTAGCTGAAGTCGCCGACGACGCTCACATCGTCACCCATCGGATAGTTCACGGCGCCGTTGAAGTTGATGGTCCAGTGCCGCGTCAGCGGGATTTCCTGGCCCTTCACCGGGACGCCGTTCGAACTGCCGCTGGTGAACTTGTCGTCGAGCCAGCCGATCGCCGTCCCGAGGCTCAGCCAATCGAGCGGCTGATAGGCGACGCTGAGCTCGGCGCCATAGGTGCGCGCGTCGCCGACATTCGCGAGATAATACAGGCCGAGATAGGAAGGTTCGCTGGGATCGTTCTGCGGTTCCACGAGCTTGGTCTGCGTCATGTAGAAGAAGTCGGCATTGACCGCGAGCCGGCCGTCCAGCCAGGCAGTCTTGGCGCCGATTTCGTAATTGGTGTTCTTCTCCGGATCGTAGGAGAGATATTGCGGGCTCGAGGTGCCCAGATTGAAACTGCCGGCCCGGAAGCCGGTCGCGTAGGTCGCATACAGGTTCGCGCTGTCGCTGAGCTTGTATTGCAGCGTGACGCTGGGCGCCAGGTTCACATAGGCGTCCTTCTGGCGATCCGTATACGGATAGAATATCTGCGCGAAGAGCGGAGTCAGATAGGACGAACCGAGCGCCGTCGCGCCATAGCCGGCCACCGGCCCCTGGATGTAGACGAGCCGCTTCTTCGTCTGGTCCCACCGGATGTCGGCCGTGACGCTGAACGCGTCCGTGACTTGATAGGTCGCCGTGGCGAAAGCGGAGTAGGACAGCGAATTGATCAGGCTGCCCGGCGCGCCGAACGCATTGGCGCCGCTCTGCACGCCGATGTTCGGAAAGGTGTACGGATATTGGCCGGCGCCGGCGCCCGGAAGACCGGGCGAAGTCGCGTTGCCTTCGCAGCCGCCGTCATAGGGCGACATGAGGAACTGGCACATCAGGTTGCCATAGGTGTAGCCCGGCGCGAGTTCCGTGTTGAGATTGTTGAAATTGACGCTGCCGGCGAGAACCCGGTCGAAGCGGAAGGTCTCGTTGAAATAGTCCGCGCCGGCCATCCAGGTCAGCTTCTGGTCGGAATTCGATTTCCACAGGACCTGCGTATAGAAGTTGTGCAGGCTCTCGTCGCGGTACTGCACCTGCCGGAAGGCGACGGACGGGTCATAGGTCGGACCGAACGCGGTGTGGTCCTGGTCCTCCTGCAGGTTGAGATGGTAGTTGCGATAGGCCGCCTGCCACTCGAACGTGCCGGCCCAGCTCCGCGTGTCGAAGTTGACGTCCTGCGAGAGATAGGTCTGCTGCCAGCGCTCGGTGTCGGGCGTGTCCTGCGTGATGGTCTGCAGCGTCTCCGGCGCCGAGACCGGCAGGCCGCAGCACGCAACGTTGAAGACCGCCCCAACGCCATTGGGCGCATAAGCCGTGAAGGACGGGCCGTGCACCTCCTGGATCTCGGCGGTCCACAGGACCGAGAGCTGGTCCGTCACATCCCATTTCGCCCCGAGGCGGCCGCCCATGTCGCGCTTGCGGTCGATATATTGGTTGAGGGTGATGTTGTAGAGCTGGCCCTCGTCCTGGTTGATCCACCAGCCGGTCGCGCGCACCGCGAAATTGTCGGTGATCGGAACGTTCACCGCGCCCTGGATCTCGCTGCGCTGGTAGCGGCCATAGTCGCCGGTGACGTAGCCGCCGAAGCCGTCCGTGCTCGGGGTGGCGTAGATGACGTTGACGACGCCGCCGACCGCGTCGCGGCCATAGAGGCCGGATTGCGGCCCGCTCAGGACCTCGACCCGCGCCACGTCGATCTGGGCGCCCAGATTGCCGCGCTGGCCGCCGTTGAAGATGCCGTTCCGGTAGAGGCCGAAATTCGGCTCCGCGTTGATGTCCGCCTGATGGACGCCGCGGATGTTGATGAAGGTCTCGAAATTCTCCGAATCGTCCGGCAGGACCGCGTTGGGCACCATGGCGATCACCGACTTCAGGTCGGTGTAGCCGAGGTTCTTGATCTGGTCGCCGGAGATCGCCGTGACCGTGGCCGGCACGTCGATGAGCTTCTGCTCGCGACGCTCGGCCGTGACGGTCACGGTCTCGATATTGTCGTCAGCGGACGCGATGACCGGCCAGAAAACCGGCGCGGCGACGGAAGCGAGAAGAAACGCCCTGAGTGCTGCAGATACGCGCATGTCGACCCCTCACACAAGCGCAGCGTGACACGATCACCCCGATGTCGTCACACCACTAATATGAACATAGTTTACTTAGGGAATTTTTCGAATGTCAACGTCGTTCATATTGGCAGGGCACTCCGTCATGCCTATAGTTTGCGCGAAATCTGCATGCATCCTCGGCACTTGCCGAACAAGCGCGCAGCAAGCCGGCGCCGCCGATAATTTCCCGGGACTGTGACCTTGAAAGCACCTTTGGTCGTGACGCGCGCCGAGATCGAAGCCCTCCTTCCGAGGATCGATGCGGTCGGCGCGATGGCGCGCGCGTTCGCCGCCTATTCCGCGGGCCGCGCCATCGTCCCGCCGGTCGGCGAAATCCTGTTTTCGGAGGTCGATGGCGAGGCGCACATCAAATCCGGTTATATCGCGGGCGATGCGCTGTTCGTGGTCAAGGTCGCGACCGGCTTCTATCGCAACGCCGCCCGCGGCTTGCCGGCGAATTCGGGCGCCCTGCTGGTGTTCAGCGCCGTCGACGGCATGGTGCGGGCCGTTCTCCTGGATGAGGGCCTGTTGACCAACTATCGCACGGCGGCGGCCGGCGCCCTCGCCGCGCAATATCTCGCGCCCGGCATGGTCTCGAAGATCGGTCTCCTCGGCTCCGGCGTACAGGCCCGGCTCCAGGCCGAGTTGCTGCGAACCGTGACGCCCTGCCGCTCGGTGATCCTCTGGGCGCGCCGCACGGATGCGGCGCGCGCCTGTGCCGGCGATCTCGAAGCCGCCGGTTTCGACGTCAGCGTCGCCGCCACGCCCGCCGCCGTCGCGGCACAGGCCAATCTGATCGTGTCCGTGACCGCCTCGCGGCAAGCCCTCCTGACGGCCGCCGACATCCGCCCCGGAACGCATATCAGCGCCATCGGCTCCGACACGCCGGAGAAGCAGGAGCTTGCGCCGGACCTCTTGGCCCGGGCCGACATCGTGGTGGTGGACAGCAGGAGCCAGGCGCTCGAGCGCGGCGAGCTGCACCACGCGCTTGCCGCCTATCCAAGGCTAGCGGACAGCGCCCTCGAGATCGGTGCCATCGCGAGCGGCAAGGCGCGCGGCCGGACGTCGGACGGCCAGATCACGATCGCGGACCTGACCGGCGTCGCGGTGCAGGACGTCGAGATCGCGAAAGCTGTCCTCGACGCCATCGAAAAGGAAAGAGCATGAGCGCGATCGACACTTTCGTCCTGGAGCGCAGCCAGTCGCTCTACGAGAACACGGTCGAGATCAATCTCACCGAGAGCGGCGTCGAGCCGCTGACGCTCGAAACCCTGCTGTCGCCGGCCGAGCTGGCCGAACTGCACAAGCTGCGGCTGGGCTATAACTATACCGAGGGCACGCCGGAATTGCGGGCGGCGATCGCGACCTGGTATCCGGGCGCCCGCGCCGAAAACGTGCTCGTCACCACGGGCGCGGCGGAAGCGAATTTCCTGGCGGCCTGGGCGCTTCTGTCGCCCAAGGATACGCTCGCCTTCATGGTGCCGAACTTCATGCAGCTGCATGGGCTGGGACGCAATCTCGGCGCGACCGTGAAGACGTTTCCGCTCGATCCCCGCAAGGGCTGGCAGCTCGACCGCGCGGCGTTCGGCGCGGCGGCGAAAGGTGCGACGCTCATCGCCTTGTGCAATCCGAACAATCCGAGCGGCGCGGTGCTGTCGCGGGCGGACATGGACGTCGTCGCCGCGACGGCGAAGGCGGAGAATGCCTGGCTGCTGTGCGACGAGATCTATCGCGGCTCGGAGATCGACGGCCGGGCGGAGACGCCGAGCTTCTGGGGCGCCACCGACCGCACGATCGTGACCTCGAGCACGTCCAAATCGCTGGCGCATGCCGGCCTGCGGCTGGGCTGGATCGTCGCGCCGCCGGACTTCATCTACGAATGCATGCGGCGGCAGGACTACACGACCATCGGCACGGGGCCGATCAACCAGTTCCTCGGCGCCAAGCTGCTGGCGCCGGCGCGCCGCAACGAGATCCTGGCGCGCAGCCGTGCCATCCTCGCCCGCAATCTCGGCGTGATCGATGGCTGGATCTCGCGCTGGAACGGCCGGCTCGCCTATGACCGCCCGGCGGCGGGCGGCATGGTGTTCGTGCGCTACGACGTCAAGATCGGCTCGGCGGCGCTGAGCGACCTACTGCGCGAGAAGAAGGGGACATTCGTCGTCGCCGGCGAGTGGTTCGGCATGGACGGCCACCTGCGCATCGGCACCGGCGGCCACGCCCATGAACTCGAAGAAGGCCTCAGGCGGATCGACGACGTGCTGCGCGCGATCGCCTGAGCCTTCAATTCCAAGGATACGTCCAGGGGAACGCCTGCTCGTAGAGACGGGCCAGGCGCAGCAGGATGTCGTCGCGGTGGCGGCGCGCCGTGATCTGCAGACCGACCGGCAAGCCGTCCGAGGTGAATCCCGCGGGGATCGAGATCGAGGGATTCCAGCAGGCATTGGCGAGCATCCCAAAGGGCTCGACGCCGGTCTCGCTGGCATCGCGGCCGTCGATCACCTGCGGCGGCGTGATATCGGCCTTGTAAGGCCGGCAGCCGGTCGCGGGCGACATGAGCAGATCGTTCTCGCGAAAGAAATCGGCCACCTCATAGGTCAGCTT
The nucleotide sequence above comes from Rhizomicrobium sp.. Encoded proteins:
- a CDS encoding P1 family peptidase; translated protein: MNPTHRKTPSGRLRARGAGVPFTGTPGPNNAITDVANIEVGYCTLISGEGPLVVGQGPIRTGVTAIFPHGRARPNAATYAGYYNMSGNGEMTGMALVEERGRFDGPITITNTHSCGLARDVTAKWLYTQLETSPKDDQPFWLPVSAETFDGNLNDINGHHIKAEHVIAAFEDAHGGAIEEGSVGGGTGMRCYEFKGGSGTASRVVGYAGTDYCVGAFVQSNFGKRHLLHIAGIPIGREIPVASPLEADDELGSIIIIVATDAPMMPHQLRRVARRASFGIARSGGIASNESGDLILAFSTGNRPAVDTHTGIVSASYLGEEGLSRFYEATIEAVDEAIMNSIFANETMTGRDGRSVPGLPVERIRTILKRHNRLEETDSQD
- a CDS encoding TetR/AcrR family transcriptional regulator codes for the protein MKSPAGARKKTAATLQRKAAPRKLRAYHKGNVAQDLLLAARRILRDESFEDVSVRRLAREVGVTPANFYNHFESLEALLLSLGAEGFDEIRLDAEQIIASAQSRKEALLQRCFKFVKFAMTNKQVFRIMFGQIPNAHKNQRFREASDASFGQLMHLIYGKDIYDPTDLAGMHYKGRAAYAVLAMVYGLARNIIEDQFQFETGSDAEIRKFVEDVLSTLLDGTVAKELSW
- a CDS encoding TonB-dependent receptor is translated as MRVSAALRAFLLASVAAPVFWPVIASADDNIETVTVTAERREQKLIDVPATVTAISGDQIKNLGYTDLKSVIAMVPNAVLPDDSENFETFINIRGVHQADINAEPNFGLYRNGIFNGGQRGNLGAQIDVARVEVLSGPQSGLYGRDAVGGVVNVIYATPSTDGFGGYVTGDYGRYQRSEIQGAVNVPITDNFAVRATGWWINQDEGQLYNITLNQYIDRKRDMGGRLGAKWDVTDQLSVLWTAEIQEVHGPSFTAYAPNGVGAVFNVACCGLPVSAPETLQTITQDTPDTERWQQTYLSQDVNFDTRSWAGTFEWQAAYRNYHLNLQEDQDHTAFGPTYDPSVAFRQVQYRDESLHNFYTQVLWKSNSDQKLTWMAGADYFNETFRFDRVLAGSVNFNNLNTELAPGYTYGNLMCQFLMSPYDGGCEGNATSPGLPGAGAGQYPYTFPNIGVQSGANAFGAPGSLINSLSYSAFATATYQVTDAFSVTADIRWDQTKKRLVYIQGPVAGYGATALGSSYLTPLFAQIFYPYTDRQKDAYVNLAPSVTLQYKLSDSANLYATYATGFRAGSFNLGTSSPQYLSYDPEKNTNYEIGAKTAWLDGRLAVNADFFYMTQTKLVEPQNDPSEPSYLGLYYLANVGDARTYGAELSVAYQPLDWLSLGTAIGWLDDKFTSGSSNGVPVKGQEIPLTRHWTINFNGAVNYPMGDDVSVVGDFSYRLEYGGFLPSSTVAYQDLNKLDINAGFAFGGTRVVGYIDNAFDSVIPQFVYTDGVENVNLGRTYGLRIQHNF
- a CDS encoding aminotransferase class I/II-fold pyridoxal phosphate-dependent enzyme is translated as MSAIDTFVLERSQSLYENTVEINLTESGVEPLTLETLLSPAELAELHKLRLGYNYTEGTPELRAAIATWYPGARAENVLVTTGAAEANFLAAWALLSPKDTLAFMVPNFMQLHGLGRNLGATVKTFPLDPRKGWQLDRAAFGAAAKGATLIALCNPNNPSGAVLSRADMDVVAATAKAENAWLLCDEIYRGSEIDGRAETPSFWGATDRTIVTSSTSKSLAHAGLRLGWIVAPPDFIYECMRRQDYTTIGTGPINQFLGAKLLAPARRNEILARSRAILARNLGVIDGWISRWNGRLAYDRPAAGGMVFVRYDVKIGSAALSDLLREKKGTFVVAGEWFGMDGHLRIGTGGHAHELEEGLRRIDDVLRAIA